In Fusarium fujikuroi IMI 58289 draft genome, chromosome FFUJ_chr02, the genomic stretch TAACAACAAACAGTTCTGGCACATTGTCGGCCCAATCGGTATCGGCACGACaggcttcatcatcagcatggCGACCGAGAACGTCGCAGCGCGCTACCTCGCCCTCTTCCTGCAAGCAGCATCCTACGCAggcttcatcgtcttctacTCATGGATCAGCTCATCGTTCCCTCGACCCCCGGCCAAGCGCGCCGTGGCCATCGCCATGATCAACGCCTTCAGCCAGCTCGGCAATGTCGCGGGCTCGTACGTCTGGGACCTCAAGGAGAACGGCTACCGCAAGAGCTACGGCATTGTGCTGTCCATGTTTGGCGTCACAGTGGTTGGATGCTACATCTTCCGTCTGGTGCTGATCGACCTCAACAAAAAGCTCGAGAGGGGAGAGGCCAATGCTTGGGAGACGCGCCAGGATGTGGCTGCGCATACGGCGGCCGTCGAGGTCATGGACAGCCCCGACGAGgctttgaggatgaagcgGGATTTCCGATACCTTATTTAAAGCGGCGATGCCTAGGCAGGTCTGGGCAGGCAtacatgcatgcatgcatcaAGGGTTATAGTAGACCTACTGTAAATAAGACAAGTTTTTTTATGATGCTCTCCATGTCCAATTGAATGTTGTTTGGGTGATATTCTCAACAAGTGGCTTCATGTATTCTGCAACCCCTCTTTTACAACATTTTCCGTTTTCTGTCTCGGTCAGTGTGATAAGCATTACATGAACAATTCACACCCgccaagattgatgagtCTGGTATTAATGATACGCGATAAGCATTACTCAGTATTATCTATCCCCTCTATCGCGGGTTAAGTCAGCATTTGGTGATGCTAACTCATCATCGCGATTTCAATCTAGGGTAGCTTTTTCTGTCGGACCGGGATAAGGCAATTTAATCGTCTGACACGGAACCCGTTGACGCGTGCTCAGCCAATCCAACAAGGTGTTGTGCTCTCAAGCTAAACCGAATGGGGAGCGGTGAAGCCGGCCGTTCTGCGGGGGCGCTCTAAGcaaggaagagggagggagagaggGAGCTTGAGACGGGAGAATGACGCTCGGTTTATCCACTCTCAACTCCATCCGACTCTATTCTCGGTGGTATTTGGCAAGATATAAGATTCAATTATGGATCAATGATGAAAGAATCCATTTACTGATTCAGTTGCTGTTGCAATTGACTACCAGAGACAGATGGAGGGGTTGGCAGCACAAGCTCTTCACCCCGCCTCGCCATATGTATGTACGTCCACGTCTCACCACTCAAAAAGTCTAAATACAAAGTCCAATTGGTCAAAAACATCATCAGTTCACATGGGGGTTCGGTTCATGCGTCCCATCGAGACTCGTCCTCTGCCTAACTAAGCATGTGCTCACCCAACAGACTGACTTTGTCAACCCCTCGACGCGTCTTTTCCAACACGGTTGCAGCGACAATGGAGGGGCATGGACCGTCGAACAACCCATTGAGAGTCTGATAGTGGATACTATCCTCTTTGTAATCGCCGATGCCCCTCGTTTTGGCGTCTCTAGCTTGAGAAGCACTGCAAGGTCTCTCTGCTTCCATGACATCACTGGCCCCATCCCCTCCATTACAGCTCAGCTGCTTGGGCTTGCTGCTTTTATTTTGGGACCACGCCATGATCTGAGTAGACACTCAATGCCGTACAAATAGTCTAGCATCTGCCCATCCCATTTCCCCTCTTCATTCTCTACCCctccatctctcttctttttttttaataccCGATAAATTCACCACCGTCACCATGGTTCAGCAAATCCCCAAGGCCAACCAcatcctcgacctcctcagcctcaagggcaaggtcgTCGTTGTCACCGGCGCCTCCGGACCCCGCGGCATGGGCATCGAGGCTGCCCGCGGCGCTGCCGAGATGGGCGCCGACGTCGCCATCACCTACGCTTCTCGCAAGGAGGGCGCCGACAAGAACGTCGAGGAGCTCACCAAGGAGTACggcgtcaaggccaaggcctaCAAGCTCAACGCTGCCGACTACAACGACGTTGAGCGATTTGTCGGagaggttgtcaaggactTTGGCAAGATTGACGGCTTCGTCGCCAAGTGAGTCCCTCCCATTCTACAGATACTGAGTCAATTGATGCTAACGTATACAGCGCCGGTGCTACCGCCAACGCTGGTGTCGTCGACGGCTCTGCTGCCGACTGGGACCACGTTATCCAGATCGACCTCAACGGCACCGCCTACTGCGCCAAGGCCGTCGGCGCcctcttcaagaagcaggGCCACGGCTCCTTCGTCATCACCGCCTCCATGTCCGGCCACATCGCCAACTACCCTCAAGAGCAGACCTCTTACAACGTGGCCAAGGCCGGCTGCATCCACATGGCGAAGTCTCTCGCCAACGAGTGGCGCGACTTTGCCCGCGTCAACAGCATCTCCCCCGGCTACATCGATACTGGCCTCTCCGACTTCATCGACGCCGAGACCCAGGAGCTTTGGAGGAGCATGATCCCCATGGGCCGCAACGGCGAtgccaaggagctcaaggctgcGTATGTCTACTTCTTGTCTGATGCTAGCACTTACACTACCGGCTCTGACCTTGTCATTGACGGTGGATACACTTGCCGATAAATGGCTCAAGTGTCTTAATGATGTTGACGAtaccaaacaaacaaacatagtaaaagtaaataaatataatgaATGACACAATCATCAATCCATTGTGGATCTGTTCCTGGCGTGCATATGCTTGCAGTAGCGAGTAACGAACGGCCTTATCAGATGGCGCTAGAAAATTCACCGACCTCAAGAACCCACTTGACACTTCACGATGCCTGCTAGTCTAGTCGATCACGGCTGTCATCTCGATGGCTAGACTACATCGCGATTCATCTGAATTCTCCATTGTATTTCTTACATCCAGTCATTACTATACTAATCTTACACTTGGGTATCTCCATCGCTTGCAAAACTGACCGACGCATATGATTTACTGTCTTTTCTCCCCTCTTTTGTCGTCGACGTTGTCCCAACTCTTGTCGCCGATGAAGCTGTCGTACACGTATTGGCCGTCAAGAGTCCACCTTCGTCATTCAGTTCAATGGCCTGCGAGTCCCCCACCTCAATAGTCGCAAGCGATCGATCGACGAATATCTTTCTGTTGTTTTGTCTTGGCTCTGTACCCttccttgctcttcttcgcgATATTATATGTCTCACCAGATGCCGAATGTGCGGCATGCAAGCGACCATGACGCCGACCGAAATCTCCACGTTTGACCAGATGAAGGCTGATTGCGCGTGATCGACTGATTGATACGTTAGCTCGTGGTCTGGACATTTGACTGAAAGAGTCTACCTGTTAAGTCCTGAGAAAGTAGAAAAGCTACAAGTTCGCGTACTCGAATCGCAGCGACAATTGTAAGGCTGTACTGTTAGCAGTAGATCGAGTGATACCCTTGAATCACTCACAATATCCCAACACTGAACATGCTAATGACACcgagtttcttcttcaacttcaaccccaTCCCCCAGAGCTGCGTCATGGGCAGAATGAGCATCCAGATGTCCAGCAGCAGATTTATCCCCGCAAGCGGCAGAGTGAAATTAGTAAACCCGGTCAGGATAAGATggcccttcttctgctgccaCCCATTCCAGAACAGAGAAAACGGCTGGAtctggaagaagacgaagatgaagaacccTACCCAGATCAGAGCGTTAAAGACCATGGTACACTTGACTACAATTCTGAACTTGTGGTCGGGGAAGATCCGGAGGAAGAAGCACAGGATTGCTGCTTTGACAAGGACGAGTGCGGTCAAGTACAAAacttcgatgacgatgaataACTGAGATCAAATATTAGTTTGGCAATTACAAGTTACTGCGCTCATGGCTCAGTCTAACCTTGAAGATCAGTATGATCTGACTATCACTTATAAACCACatatcaagaccaagtccCAAAGCAAGCACTAAAAAGGCCCCAAGTCAGCAAAAAAGCTTGGAAGATTTGGGAATAAAAGCAAGACTTACTGATCTGCAGCACGATATAATACGGAATCATAACTGCCTACTACTGTAAGCACTCGTCCAACAGCGTAAGGTAAATGACTTACAACCGATAAAGTCGTCAAGGTATCGTCAATTCCCCATGTAAGGCCAAGCCGGAATTTAGTTACTATTCtcaaggcgaagaagacgagggcAAATGCAAAGACGACGGTACTATTTACTCGATACGATGTTGTATTGTTGGTCGGCGGGATGCCGCATGCAGCCGAAGACTCTTTGATGAAGTCTTTGTACACGTTAGCAGCCCTGAACCCCTGCTTCTCGGAACCACGTACCCATAGTCTGTCTCATAGAGCACTTGACCATCAAGCAAACACCCATCGCTTTGGCAAACGGCTCGCTACTGCACATAGCCTCCTGTCCCATCTCGGCATATTCCTTCTGGCTTGAGAGCTCGGTTAGACAGTCGATCTAGCACCCGTCAGCAATAGAATCACCAAGTACAAAATTTGTAGTACTGACCGCACATTTCGGCGCGTCTGCGAGCATAGATTGAGCCGTCGCTGTACCGTACAGCAGGCATATTGTCCCTAAGATGAGAAACCGCCTGCTGAGCGTCATGGTGATATGAAGTCGCCAAAAAGGACAACGGAGAACGGGAAGGAGGGTCGCACAGCGTTATAAGCATGCTGTGAAACCCAAGGATACTTTGGGGCACTTCGGCAGTGGCTGCAGATTGTCCAACCCTACATGCATCTGATGCTGTGAATCTTATCACAGGTACAACCACTCAATCTGTTGGGTCTAGAGCGGATCGAGAATTCCGATGGGATGTTGCCGAATACCTGGTTGGTTTCTGTTGTGCTAAGACATTGACGTTGGTGGAAGTATTACGCTAGGGCTGAAGTTGAGAATTGGGTGCATTCCTAGACGCCTCATCGGCCAGGAACCGTCATGGCAGACTACATAGTCGCCACTAATTATCCTCTTCTTATATGTATTTAGTCGTGAGGCAGGTGAATTAAATGCATCTAATTGCTATATTTCTTACTACTCGCAGACGTGACAATCTTCCGCCTCGCATTGTTAAGACCAATGTTTGCCACAAGTAGTGTAACCAACCCAGCCTTCCCCAGGGACGATCACTGATACATGATTGGTTCCCAGCAATACGGAAACCAGACCAAAGCCAAAATGGAATTCGGGAATGATCTCGTCAATCATCGGGTCTCACACCACGATCTGACAATAGGCGATCTTATCCGCATTCTCTCTAGACACCAGCCACAGCGATTGTCAGGACAAACAAGGCCCTGGGCTAACGGCCCTGTGCGACGCTGGAATGGGCCTAAGAGCTGTTTGTCTGCACGAGGCTTTGCGCCCAGGAACTAAAAGCTATTGTCGACGCCACCGCGCGGGGGGCGATATGACCAGTCGTTTACCGGGAGAGAGGCAGACTCAAGAACTACCTGGTAACTGAATCGTCGGGACCGACGATTTCGATCTGGACGATTAGTTAGTAATGATTGTTGGTTGAGTGTTGAGATGGGCAAACTCAATGAAGAAACGTGGATCGGGGGTAATGCCTGTTGGAAACAGGCACGTATGGCGAAGCAGACTCTTGGCATAGATTCAATCGTTCCAGACCTTCAGCCatggttgatgttgagtaGCCACAAGCAACCCATGTAGCCGTGCTTGTGACtgttaaaaatattaatgAGATGTTGTACTCCGCATACTCTTCCAAGCCGTTTCTCGGGATACCAGCCGTCAGTTCGTTTCAGGCTTGGTTGGTGGCCAGATACTCGCACATAAGAAGCCGCAGAATGAAGAGGCTATTGAACTCTTATAACGGGACAATGCTGGTGGTTTGTGGCATATCACAGATCAGGAATTAATTGCGCTGAATGAGTTAATGACCTGGAAAATGGTTAGTCGTGACGTTGTCTGACCAAAGCAATCGTACTACTTCACTATTAGCCGAATCAGCAGAGTGAACTTTATTTTgatttttaagattataaaatataagaaATTCCATCCTTGTAATAATATCAGAGAAAATATTAGTTTACATATTTCCGTTTTTCGCTGATGGTCAAGTTTGTAAACATAAGATGGTAAAAACTGCTAAAGCCTACCCTGGACAGTGTACATCAGGCTGTTTCAGCACCGAGCAGATGTCCACATACTCTGGATCTGAATTGTCAGAGCCAAGcatatagctattaagtgGAGAAATATCTTTGAGCTTTAATACACTAATAAGCCAAGCACAATCTACTCTGCACTGGAAACCTTTCTCGCCCACATTTTGTGACTGTGGAGATCCGGTCAAGACAGCGGCAACATGCTGTCTTACTGTTCAATCCAATTAAGAACGAAATAACAGAAGTCCAGTTGCTAATACTTGTCAAGGCTTACTTGCTCATGAAAACCATTCACCTAAGTGTAATACCTTGATGCGCTGGTAACAGTTTCATCTTGTCTTGACAGCGTTATGCGCTACAGCTTACCTGACC encodes the following:
- a CDS encoding mannitol dehydrogenase; translated protein: MVQQIPKANHILDLLSLKGKVVVVTGASGPRGMGIEAARGAAEMGADVAITYASRKEGADKNVEELTKEYGVKAKAYKLNAADYNDVERFVGEVVKDFGKIDGFVANAGATANAGVVDGSAADWDHVIQIDLNGTAYCAKAVGALFKKQGHGSFVITASMSGHIANYPQEQTSYNVAKAGCIHMAKSLANEWRDFARVNSISPGYIDTGLSDFIDAETQELWRSMIPMGRNGDAKELKAAYVYFLSDASTYTTGSDLVIDGGYTCR
- a CDS encoding related to integral membrane protein, producing the protein MTLSRRFLILGTICLLYGTATAQSMLADAPKCAIDCLTELSSQKEYAEMGQEAMCSSEPFAKAMGVCLMVKCSMRQTMDFIKESSAACGIPPTNNTTSYRVNSTVVFAFALVFFALRIVTKFRLGLTWGIDDTLTTLSVAVMIPYYIVLQIMLALGLGLDMWFISDSQIILIFKLFIVIEVLYLTALVLVKAAILCFFLRIFPDHKFRIVVKCTMVFNALIWVGFFIFVFFQIQPFSLFWNGWQQKKGHLILTGFTNFTLPLAGINLLLDIWMLILPMTQLWGMGLKLKKKLGVISMFSVGIFLTIVAAIRVRELVAFLLSQDLTVDHAQSAFIWSNVEISVGVMVACMPHIRHLVRHIISRRRARKGTEPRQNNRKIFVDRSLATIEVGDSQAIELNDEGGLLTANTCTTASSATRVGTTSTTKEGRKDSKSYASVSFASDGDTQV